Proteins encoded together in one Acipenser ruthenus chromosome 22, fAciRut3.2 maternal haplotype, whole genome shotgun sequence window:
- the LOC117431385 gene encoding E3 ubiquitin-protein ligase NEURL1B-like isoform X3 has protein sequence MGNTAHKPVSVNPQSRSVPSRHYYTLPRTSAPHAGLILEPPRFHPQTKGKNIRLDSQLRRATRKNSFCNGIAFSQRPVRLYEKVRLQLSGVHNGWSGALRFGFTSMDPGELSPSDIPKYACPDLVTRPGFWAKALPERLALRDTVLAFWADRHGRIFYSINEGDPLLFHCGVSVGGPLWAIIDIYGITQEVTLLESMFAESVGSSRLSAARLSAYLPQSNHDSANYSNNQLETNQAAAAKIATLQLGNCHQLPPCCSSSSSSRGMRGLPPLLDTDLHFHPVRGSDISLSADRTAACIHWLDSSQTLLFTDRPLHVGETLFVEVGHLGLPYFGAFLFGVTSCDPGTLRTSELPSDPELLLDRKEYWVVYKGFPVPSPGDVLSFSLLPSGEVHHGVNGASRGRLLCVDTSQVLWAFFSLHGAVNRLRILGSMQSSPSNGSHGGTPDDSDSDLAFSVNRSSSASESSLVTAPSSPLSPPLSPAFCPPELPPGSKNGECTVCFDQEVDTVIYTCGHMCLCNACGLKLKKHINACCPICRRPIKDVIKIYRP, from the exons ATGGGGAATACAGCACACAAACCGGTGTCAG TGAACCCTCAAAGCCGCTCGGTGCCCAGCAGACACTACTACACTCTGCCCAGAACATCTGCACCCCACGCTGGGCTCATCCTGGAGCCCCCACGCTTCCACCCCCAGACCAAGGGCAAGAACATCCGGCTGGACTCTCAGCTGCGCAGGGCCACACGCAAGAATAGCTTCTGCAACGGGATCGCCTTCAGCCAGCGGCCCGTGCGGCTGTACGAGAAGGTGCGGCTGCAGCTCTCTGGGGTGCACAATGGCTGGAGCGGGGCGCTGCGTTTCGGATTCACCAGCATGGACCCCGGAGAGCTGAGCCCCTCCGACATCCCCAAGTACGCCTGTCCCGACCTGGTGACCCGGCCCGGATTCTGGGCCAAGGCTCTGCCAGAGAGGCTGGCCCTGAGGGACACTGTGCTGGCCTTCTGGGCTGACAGACATGGTCGCATCTTCTACAGCATCAACGAGGGGGACCCTCTCCTCTTCCACTGCGGAGTCAGTGTCGGGGGACCCCTGTGGGCGATCATAGACATCTACGGGATCACACAGGAGGTCACGCTGCTGG AGAGCATGTTTGCAGAGAGTGTGGGTTCCAGCCGGCTCAGCGCAGCCAGACTCAGCGCCTACCTCCCCCAGAGCAACCACGACTCAGCCAACTACAGCAACAACCAGCTCGAGACAAACCAAGCTGCCGCTGCCAAGATCGCCACTCTGCAGCTGGGCAACTGCCACCAGCTCCCCCcctgctgctcctcctcctcctcatcccgGGGCATGCGGGGCCTTCCCCCCTTGCTGGACACTGACCTGCACTTCCACCCAGTGCGGGGCTCGGACATCAGCCTGTCTGCTGATCGTACGGCCGCATGCATCCACTGGCTGGACAGCAGCCAGACTCTACTGTTCACTGACCGGCCCCTACACGTCGGGGAGACCCTGTTTGTGGAAGTGGGCCACTTGGGGCTGCCCTATTTCGGGGCGTTCTTGTTCGGGGTGACCTCCTGTGACCCCGGGACCCTGCGGACGAGCGAGCTGCCGTCGGACCCCGAGCTCCTGCTGGACCGCAAGGAGTACTGGGTGGTGTACAAAGGCTTCCCTGTGCCCAGCCCCGGAGACGTGCTCAGCTTCTCATTGCTGCCCAGTGGAGAGGTCCACCATGGGGTGAACGGGGCCTCCCGGGGCAGGCTGCTCTGTGTCGACACTTCCCAGGTTCTCTGGGCCTTCTTCAGTCTCCACGGAGCCGTCAACCGCCTGCGGATCCTGG GGTCCATGCAGTCCAGCCCCTCGAACGGATCCCACGGAGGGACCCCCGACGACAGCGACTCGGACCTGGCCTTCAGTGTCAACCGCTCGTCCTCAGCATCCGAATCATCCCTCG TGACGGCACCAAGCTCCCCCCTGAGCCCCCCCCTCTCCCCAGCCTTCTGCCCCCCGGAGCTGCCCCCGGGCAGCAAGAACGGAGAATGCACCGTGTGCTTCGACCAGGAGGTGGACACGGTCATCTACACCTGCGGGCACATGTGCCTCTGCAACGCCTGCGGGCTCAAGCTGAAGAAACACATCAACGCCTGCTGTCCCATCTGCCGCCGGCCTATCAAAGACGTCATTAAGATTTACAGGCCGTGA
- the LOC117431385 gene encoding E3 ubiquitin-protein ligase NEURL1B-like isoform X1, translating to MGNGESSLFSRPPCPELSFRLKGAQSLAVIGSDAVVNPQSRSVPSRHYYTLPRTSAPHAGLILEPPRFHPQTKGKNIRLDSQLRRATRKNSFCNGIAFSQRPVRLYEKVRLQLSGVHNGWSGALRFGFTSMDPGELSPSDIPKYACPDLVTRPGFWAKALPERLALRDTVLAFWADRHGRIFYSINEGDPLLFHCGVSVGGPLWAIIDIYGITQEVTLLESMFAESVGSSRLSAARLSAYLPQSNHDSANYSNNQLETNQAAAAKIATLQLGNCHQLPPCCSSSSSSRGMRGLPPLLDTDLHFHPVRGSDISLSADRTAACIHWLDSSQTLLFTDRPLHVGETLFVEVGHLGLPYFGAFLFGVTSCDPGTLRTSELPSDPELLLDRKEYWVVYKGFPVPSPGDVLSFSLLPSGEVHHGVNGASRGRLLCVDTSQVLWAFFSLHGAVNRLRILGSMQSSPSNGSHGGTPDDSDSDLAFSVNRSSSASESSLVTAPSSPLSPPLSPAFCPPELPPGSKNGECTVCFDQEVDTVIYTCGHMCLCNACGLKLKKHINACCPICRRPIKDVIKIYRP from the exons TAGTGAACCCTCAAAGCCGCTCGGTGCCCAGCAGACACTACTACACTCTGCCCAGAACATCTGCACCCCACGCTGGGCTCATCCTGGAGCCCCCACGCTTCCACCCCCAGACCAAGGGCAAGAACATCCGGCTGGACTCTCAGCTGCGCAGGGCCACACGCAAGAATAGCTTCTGCAACGGGATCGCCTTCAGCCAGCGGCCCGTGCGGCTGTACGAGAAGGTGCGGCTGCAGCTCTCTGGGGTGCACAATGGCTGGAGCGGGGCGCTGCGTTTCGGATTCACCAGCATGGACCCCGGAGAGCTGAGCCCCTCCGACATCCCCAAGTACGCCTGTCCCGACCTGGTGACCCGGCCCGGATTCTGGGCCAAGGCTCTGCCAGAGAGGCTGGCCCTGAGGGACACTGTGCTGGCCTTCTGGGCTGACAGACATGGTCGCATCTTCTACAGCATCAACGAGGGGGACCCTCTCCTCTTCCACTGCGGAGTCAGTGTCGGGGGACCCCTGTGGGCGATCATAGACATCTACGGGATCACACAGGAGGTCACGCTGCTGG AGAGCATGTTTGCAGAGAGTGTGGGTTCCAGCCGGCTCAGCGCAGCCAGACTCAGCGCCTACCTCCCCCAGAGCAACCACGACTCAGCCAACTACAGCAACAACCAGCTCGAGACAAACCAAGCTGCCGCTGCCAAGATCGCCACTCTGCAGCTGGGCAACTGCCACCAGCTCCCCCcctgctgctcctcctcctcctcatcccgGGGCATGCGGGGCCTTCCCCCCTTGCTGGACACTGACCTGCACTTCCACCCAGTGCGGGGCTCGGACATCAGCCTGTCTGCTGATCGTACGGCCGCATGCATCCACTGGCTGGACAGCAGCCAGACTCTACTGTTCACTGACCGGCCCCTACACGTCGGGGAGACCCTGTTTGTGGAAGTGGGCCACTTGGGGCTGCCCTATTTCGGGGCGTTCTTGTTCGGGGTGACCTCCTGTGACCCCGGGACCCTGCGGACGAGCGAGCTGCCGTCGGACCCCGAGCTCCTGCTGGACCGCAAGGAGTACTGGGTGGTGTACAAAGGCTTCCCTGTGCCCAGCCCCGGAGACGTGCTCAGCTTCTCATTGCTGCCCAGTGGAGAGGTCCACCATGGGGTGAACGGGGCCTCCCGGGGCAGGCTGCTCTGTGTCGACACTTCCCAGGTTCTCTGGGCCTTCTTCAGTCTCCACGGAGCCGTCAACCGCCTGCGGATCCTGG GGTCCATGCAGTCCAGCCCCTCGAACGGATCCCACGGAGGGACCCCCGACGACAGCGACTCGGACCTGGCCTTCAGTGTCAACCGCTCGTCCTCAGCATCCGAATCATCCCTCG TGACGGCACCAAGCTCCCCCCTGAGCCCCCCCCTCTCCCCAGCCTTCTGCCCCCCGGAGCTGCCCCCGGGCAGCAAGAACGGAGAATGCACCGTGTGCTTCGACCAGGAGGTGGACACGGTCATCTACACCTGCGGGCACATGTGCCTCTGCAACGCCTGCGGGCTCAAGCTGAAGAAACACATCAACGCCTGCTGTCCCATCTGCCGCCGGCCTATCAAAGACGTCATTAAGATTTACAGGCCGTGA
- the LOC117431385 gene encoding E3 ubiquitin-protein ligase NEURL1B-like isoform X2, translating into MGNTAHKPVSVVNPQSRSVPSRHYYTLPRTSAPHAGLILEPPRFHPQTKGKNIRLDSQLRRATRKNSFCNGIAFSQRPVRLYEKVRLQLSGVHNGWSGALRFGFTSMDPGELSPSDIPKYACPDLVTRPGFWAKALPERLALRDTVLAFWADRHGRIFYSINEGDPLLFHCGVSVGGPLWAIIDIYGITQEVTLLESMFAESVGSSRLSAARLSAYLPQSNHDSANYSNNQLETNQAAAAKIATLQLGNCHQLPPCCSSSSSSRGMRGLPPLLDTDLHFHPVRGSDISLSADRTAACIHWLDSSQTLLFTDRPLHVGETLFVEVGHLGLPYFGAFLFGVTSCDPGTLRTSELPSDPELLLDRKEYWVVYKGFPVPSPGDVLSFSLLPSGEVHHGVNGASRGRLLCVDTSQVLWAFFSLHGAVNRLRILGSMQSSPSNGSHGGTPDDSDSDLAFSVNRSSSASESSLVTAPSSPLSPPLSPAFCPPELPPGSKNGECTVCFDQEVDTVIYTCGHMCLCNACGLKLKKHINACCPICRRPIKDVIKIYRP; encoded by the exons ATGGGGAATACAGCACACAAACCGGTGTCAG TAGTGAACCCTCAAAGCCGCTCGGTGCCCAGCAGACACTACTACACTCTGCCCAGAACATCTGCACCCCACGCTGGGCTCATCCTGGAGCCCCCACGCTTCCACCCCCAGACCAAGGGCAAGAACATCCGGCTGGACTCTCAGCTGCGCAGGGCCACACGCAAGAATAGCTTCTGCAACGGGATCGCCTTCAGCCAGCGGCCCGTGCGGCTGTACGAGAAGGTGCGGCTGCAGCTCTCTGGGGTGCACAATGGCTGGAGCGGGGCGCTGCGTTTCGGATTCACCAGCATGGACCCCGGAGAGCTGAGCCCCTCCGACATCCCCAAGTACGCCTGTCCCGACCTGGTGACCCGGCCCGGATTCTGGGCCAAGGCTCTGCCAGAGAGGCTGGCCCTGAGGGACACTGTGCTGGCCTTCTGGGCTGACAGACATGGTCGCATCTTCTACAGCATCAACGAGGGGGACCCTCTCCTCTTCCACTGCGGAGTCAGTGTCGGGGGACCCCTGTGGGCGATCATAGACATCTACGGGATCACACAGGAGGTCACGCTGCTGG AGAGCATGTTTGCAGAGAGTGTGGGTTCCAGCCGGCTCAGCGCAGCCAGACTCAGCGCCTACCTCCCCCAGAGCAACCACGACTCAGCCAACTACAGCAACAACCAGCTCGAGACAAACCAAGCTGCCGCTGCCAAGATCGCCACTCTGCAGCTGGGCAACTGCCACCAGCTCCCCCcctgctgctcctcctcctcctcatcccgGGGCATGCGGGGCCTTCCCCCCTTGCTGGACACTGACCTGCACTTCCACCCAGTGCGGGGCTCGGACATCAGCCTGTCTGCTGATCGTACGGCCGCATGCATCCACTGGCTGGACAGCAGCCAGACTCTACTGTTCACTGACCGGCCCCTACACGTCGGGGAGACCCTGTTTGTGGAAGTGGGCCACTTGGGGCTGCCCTATTTCGGGGCGTTCTTGTTCGGGGTGACCTCCTGTGACCCCGGGACCCTGCGGACGAGCGAGCTGCCGTCGGACCCCGAGCTCCTGCTGGACCGCAAGGAGTACTGGGTGGTGTACAAAGGCTTCCCTGTGCCCAGCCCCGGAGACGTGCTCAGCTTCTCATTGCTGCCCAGTGGAGAGGTCCACCATGGGGTGAACGGGGCCTCCCGGGGCAGGCTGCTCTGTGTCGACACTTCCCAGGTTCTCTGGGCCTTCTTCAGTCTCCACGGAGCCGTCAACCGCCTGCGGATCCTGG GGTCCATGCAGTCCAGCCCCTCGAACGGATCCCACGGAGGGACCCCCGACGACAGCGACTCGGACCTGGCCTTCAGTGTCAACCGCTCGTCCTCAGCATCCGAATCATCCCTCG TGACGGCACCAAGCTCCCCCCTGAGCCCCCCCCTCTCCCCAGCCTTCTGCCCCCCGGAGCTGCCCCCGGGCAGCAAGAACGGAGAATGCACCGTGTGCTTCGACCAGGAGGTGGACACGGTCATCTACACCTGCGGGCACATGTGCCTCTGCAACGCCTGCGGGCTCAAGCTGAAGAAACACATCAACGCCTGCTGTCCCATCTGCCGCCGGCCTATCAAAGACGTCATTAAGATTTACAGGCCGTGA